The following coding sequences are from one Formosa haliotis window:
- a CDS encoding Ca2+-dependent phosphoinositide-specific phospholipase C: MINIKKAGYLLVCALMLQACKTEQKEAEVTVKIQEEEQSIENGSVTFSDTIKINQIQVVGTHNSYAKERDSVIINFLDPMFSKMMSGYIAKMPKEQRDSYLEFHPNSMSFKEMISYSFPDFPAQLDAGMRSLAIDVVYDPEGGKFSKPAVYDALKAKGVTNFKPFDSTGLNTPGFKVMHIPDIDFLSHYNTLESALTDLKLWSDTNPTHTPIFIMIEAKDKGIPFFLMEQKYYHLRPPYTMS, encoded by the coding sequence ATGATAAATATAAAAAAAGCAGGATACCTATTAGTATGTGCCTTAATGTTACAAGCTTGTAAAACAGAGCAAAAAGAAGCAGAGGTTACGGTAAAAATACAGGAAGAAGAACAGTCTATTGAAAATGGCAGTGTTACATTTTCAGACACGATAAAAATTAACCAAATTCAGGTTGTAGGAACCCATAATAGTTACGCAAAAGAAAGAGATAGTGTTATTATAAATTTCTTAGATCCAATGTTTAGTAAAATGATGTCTGGTTATATAGCTAAGATGCCTAAGGAACAGAGAGATAGTTATCTGGAATTTCATCCAAATTCGATGTCGTTTAAGGAAATGATTTCCTATAGTTTTCCCGATTTTCCTGCTCAGTTAGATGCAGGGATGAGATCTTTGGCTATCGATGTAGTTTATGATCCTGAAGGAGGTAAATTTAGCAAGCCAGCGGTATACGATGCTTTGAAAGCAAAAGGTGTAACGAACTTTAAACCGTTTGATTCTACAGGTTTAAATACACCTGGTTTTAAAGTGATGCACATTCCAGATATTGATTTTCTATCTCATTATAATACATTAGAGTCTGCTCTAACCGATTTAAAATTGTGGTCAGATACTAATCCTACACATACACCAATTTTTATTATGATAGAGGCCAAGGATAAAGGGATCCCTTTTTTTCTAATGGAGCAGAAGTATTACCATTTACGTCCACCGTATACGATGAGTTAG
- a CDS encoding Ca2+-dependent phosphoinositide-specific phospholipase C, which produces MELILGRDKIITPDDVRGNYSTLNEAVLAKNWPTLKSSLGKFIFLLLPGGAGLTTENAYVKNHPSLKGRTMFVRADIGAPHSGFLLLDNAVLRQGDIKKAVSQGYMVRTRADIETYEAKVNDLSRANAAFSSGAQVISTDYYQETNNYGTPYRVKIPNNKILQINPINGK; this is translated from the coding sequence TTGGAGCTAATATTAGGACGTGACAAGATTATTACTCCAGACGATGTGCGCGGAAACTACAGTACCTTAAACGAAGCTGTGTTAGCTAAAAACTGGCCAACTCTAAAGTCCTCCCTAGGTAAATTTATCTTTTTATTATTACCTGGAGGAGCAGGATTGACTACTGAAAATGCCTATGTTAAAAACCACCCTTCTTTAAAGGGTAGAACCATGTTTGTTAGAGCCGATATTGGAGCACCTCATTCTGGTTTTTTATTATTAGATAATGCCGTTTTACGACAAGGAGACATAAAAAAAGCAGTAAGTCAGGGATATATGGTACGTACTAGGGCAGATATTGAAACTTATGAAGCAAAAGTAAATGATTTATCGCGTGCGAATGCGGCATTTTCAAGTGGCGCTCAAGTTATTTCTACAGATTATTATCAAGAAACTAATAATTACGGAACACCGTATAGGGTAAAAATACCAAATAATAAAATTCTTCAAATAAATCCTATAAATGGGAAGTAG
- a CDS encoding DUF4138 domain-containing protein, whose protein sequence is MKYLLSLIIITLLPYHTEAQTVRHLDTIYANENNTVALFFPNPIRQGITGSGHFVFTYNREKQQYFGLLQATPGIDSNLLLISETGDVYSYLLAYKKNLDTFNYFIDLESAIGNEVPKTPMKPKAQTPIKTVINYDKLCSYALTNPRTIKRSSAHSQDISLTLKNLVYNNDALLFVMDIENNSTLDYNVNTLEISIRIRKKGKHKSMQKLSLKPLYKYNLPKRIDKKSKAIIVYVIPKFSISNEREVVISLQEDHGERNVDLKVGYRVVNAPN, encoded by the coding sequence ATGAAATACCTTTTATCCTTAATTATAATTACGTTATTGCCCTACCACACTGAGGCACAAACTGTACGACATTTAGATACCATTTATGCCAATGAAAACAATACCGTTGCTTTATTTTTTCCTAATCCTATCAGGCAAGGTATAACAGGATCAGGACATTTTGTGTTTACTTACAATCGTGAAAAGCAACAATATTTCGGGCTTCTACAGGCAACTCCAGGTATAGATAGCAACTTACTTTTAATAAGTGAAACGGGAGATGTGTACTCTTATCTTTTAGCTTATAAAAAGAATCTAGATACTTTCAATTATTTTATTGATCTTGAATCAGCTATAGGAAATGAGGTCCCTAAAACACCTATGAAACCTAAAGCTCAAACTCCTATAAAAACCGTAATTAATTATGATAAATTATGCAGCTATGCATTAACGAATCCCCGTACCATTAAACGAAGCTCGGCACATTCACAAGACATATCCCTTACACTTAAAAATCTTGTATATAACAATGATGCTCTATTGTTTGTTATGGACATTGAAAATAATTCCACTTTAGATTATAACGTCAATACACTAGAAATCTCTATCAGAATCCGAAAAAAAGGCAAACATAAATCTATGCAAAAATTATCCCTTAAACCACTTTACAAATACAATTTACCCAAACGTATAGATAAAAAATCGAAGGCAATTATTGTTTATGTAATTCCTAAATTCTCTATCTCGAATGAACGTGAAGTTGTTATTTCCTTACAGGAAGATCACGGAGAACGCAATGTAGATTTGAAAGTTGGGTATCGGGTTGTTAATGCTCCGAATTGA
- the traM gene encoding conjugative transposon protein TraM produces the protein MKTSKNKIVFGAVIILVLVFIGAYSWVLWNEDESADNQLEQTLVPELESDQEAFTSKLDAINKLKEVRETNAPSIYNEIQLDSLGFYNPNYIAEEKERIVDSIYKLGKFDYVSQKVRYETNKNTEKDSIIKEISDLPKLDSAIAAKNMGLDHLLFFASNPKVISQFNTRNTDSLVIVRVDGNQTVRTKQRLNLRLDQDIKIQDQVIPKNTAIYGFVSLQPNRALINIYTINHRKVKLKAFDFQDGNEGVYVEHSFKAQAQTEVIGDIVEDINIAGVPQVSGIKALFQRNNQHVKIHVVNNYKLILKVQP, from the coding sequence ATGAAAACTTCTAAAAATAAAATTGTCTTTGGAGCTGTGATTATCTTAGTACTTGTTTTTATAGGTGCTTATAGTTGGGTGCTATGGAATGAAGATGAATCTGCTGACAATCAGTTAGAACAAACTTTGGTACCGGAATTGGAGTCCGACCAAGAAGCTTTTACTTCTAAATTGGATGCCATAAACAAACTAAAAGAGGTTCGAGAAACCAATGCACCAAGTATTTATAATGAAATACAACTAGATTCTTTAGGATTCTATAATCCTAATTATATCGCAGAAGAAAAGGAACGCATTGTAGATAGTATTTATAAGCTAGGTAAATTTGATTATGTGTCACAAAAGGTTCGCTATGAAACGAATAAAAACACCGAAAAAGACTCTATAATTAAAGAAATATCCGATCTACCTAAATTAGATAGTGCTATAGCAGCTAAAAATATGGGATTAGACCATTTATTATTTTTTGCCTCAAACCCTAAAGTGATATCTCAGTTTAATACTAGAAATACAGATTCACTCGTCATTGTTCGCGTGGATGGTAATCAAACTGTGAGAACTAAACAACGCCTAAACTTACGCCTAGATCAAGATATTAAAATTCAAGATCAGGTTATTCCAAAAAACACAGCTATTTATGGTTTTGTGAGCTTACAACCCAATCGTGCCCTTATAAATATCTACACGATCAATCATAGAAAAGTAAAACTAAAGGCTTTCGATTTCCAAGATGGCAACGAAGGGGTATATGTGGAACATAGTTTTAAAGCACAAGCACAAACAGAAGTCATTGGTGATATTGTGGAAGACATCAATATTGCAGGAGTACCGCAAGTTAGCGGGATTAAAGCTCTATTTCAACGCAATAATCAACACGTAAAGATTCATGTAGTAAACAACTACAAACTCATTTTAAAAGTTCAACCTTAA
- a CDS encoding conjugal transfer protein TraK, translating into MKTPYKNIYTILKLNRFIVLAVVIFTLITTLFSGWLVYDMHKKTLTHAFAVNTDGAVIPLKWLNQKENLEVEILSHLELFHNYFYNIDATNYENHLEKALWLGNSAVDNLYRQKKADGVYNRLIQYSLVQKVKSIHSEIDLNIDPFQFKTTTVFEINRGTIIDTYELISSGNLIHVDRHFPHNTHGLLITNYFENSLRKIENETP; encoded by the coding sequence ATGAAAACACCATACAAAAATATATACACCATTCTAAAGCTAAATCGATTTATCGTTTTGGCGGTGGTGATATTCACTTTAATCACAACTCTATTTTCTGGTTGGCTAGTTTATGATATGCATAAAAAAACACTTACCCATGCCTTTGCGGTAAATACGGATGGAGCTGTAATCCCTTTAAAATGGTTAAATCAAAAGGAGAACTTAGAGGTTGAAATCCTATCTCATTTGGAGTTATTCCATAACTACTTTTATAATATCGATGCTACTAATTATGAAAATCATTTAGAAAAAGCCTTATGGCTCGGAAATAGTGCTGTAGATAATTTATACCGACAAAAGAAAGCGGATGGTGTTTACAATAGGCTAATTCAATATTCACTAGTCCAGAAGGTAAAAAGTATTCATTCTGAAATTGATTTAAATATAGATCCTTTCCAGTTTAAAACCACCACGGTTTTTGAGATTAATCGTGGAACTATAATCGACACTTACGAACTCATTTCCTCAGGAAATTTAATCCATGTCGACCGCCATTTTCCTCACAACACTCATGGTCTTTTAATCACTAATTATTTCGAGAATAGTTTACGAAAAATCGAAAATGAGACCCCTTAA
- a CDS encoding conjugal transfer protein: MKTKILFIVTILFFSLQSTAQGMPVYDNTNFISFAKSLIESAKQTSQLLQTVKFLKDQKENIVKVNSVIKQLKAVKALAKNNERLFLVVRDDLREILNSPYIKPEEITSISDSFNAILETALEDLDFIDQILSSDFLKMTDAERTTILKEKEEDSKAMVSDINLKTNRYRDIISFRKLQDKINTRETNY, encoded by the coding sequence ATGAAAACTAAAATCTTATTCATCGTAACGATACTATTTTTTAGTCTCCAAAGCACAGCTCAAGGGATGCCGGTGTATGATAACACCAATTTTATAAGCTTTGCAAAGTCCCTTATTGAATCGGCTAAACAAACATCGCAACTGTTACAAACCGTTAAATTTCTAAAAGATCAAAAGGAAAATATTGTAAAAGTAAACAGCGTCATAAAACAGCTTAAAGCTGTAAAAGCGCTTGCAAAAAATAATGAAAGATTATTCCTTGTTGTTCGGGATGATTTACGCGAAATCTTAAACTCTCCATACATTAAACCTGAAGAGATTACAAGTATTTCAGATTCATTTAATGCCATTCTCGAAACTGCCTTAGAAGATTTAGATTTTATAGATCAGATTCTTTCTAGTGATTTTTTAAAAATGACCGATGCAGAACGGACCACTATTCTAAAGGAGAAAGAAGAGGATTCTAAGGCCATGGTTTCCGACATCAATTTGAAAACCAATCGCTATCGGGATATCATTTCTTTCAGAAAATTACAAGACAAAATTAATACTCGAGAAACAAATTACTAA